The proteins below come from a single Piscinibacter gummiphilus genomic window:
- a CDS encoding ABC transporter substrate-binding protein, with product MTLLKPLALAALIAFSSAPFAQETLKIGALVTLSGAGAAWGTGMQHAAELAADDVNAKGGLDVGGKKYKVQVIAYDDKYQANEAVTVANRLVYDDKVKYIIGPVGSAPVLAIQPITEKNQVVVMTLGFTAKALGTDKLYTFRPNVTTAEVAGPQIEWVVKTRNVKRVGALFPNDETGQQIAKDLTTAYGKVGADLAAKEFFERDRVDFVPLITRILAAKVDAIELDGNSPSTAGLITKQARELGFTGTIIRTGGPATQDIVNVAGKQATEGLLVHTPIDPKLPSTAAYAQAYAAKYKRAMNGFSPAFYDGTHLLFEAMRKAGTVSDTAKVVAELEKIKGHKGALGESSWTGKAAYGVDHQLDAPFYVAEVKDGQEVIRARCTASGCK from the coding sequence ATGACCCTGCTCAAGCCCCTGGCCCTCGCGGCCCTCATCGCGTTCAGCAGCGCGCCCTTCGCTCAGGAGACGCTCAAGATCGGCGCCCTCGTCACCCTCTCGGGGGCCGGCGCCGCCTGGGGCACTGGCATGCAACACGCGGCCGAGCTCGCCGCCGACGACGTCAACGCCAAGGGCGGGCTCGACGTGGGCGGCAAGAAGTACAAGGTGCAGGTCATCGCCTACGACGACAAGTACCAGGCCAACGAAGCGGTGACGGTGGCCAACCGACTCGTCTACGACGACAAGGTCAAGTACATCATCGGCCCGGTGGGCTCGGCGCCGGTGCTGGCCATCCAGCCCATCACCGAGAAGAACCAGGTCGTCGTGATGACGCTCGGCTTCACCGCCAAGGCGCTGGGCACGGACAAGCTCTACACCTTCCGCCCCAACGTGACCACCGCCGAAGTGGCTGGCCCGCAGATCGAGTGGGTGGTGAAGACGCGCAACGTGAAGCGCGTGGGCGCCCTCTTCCCCAACGACGAAACCGGCCAGCAGATCGCGAAAGACCTGACCACCGCCTACGGCAAGGTCGGCGCCGACCTCGCGGCGAAAGAATTCTTCGAACGCGACCGCGTGGACTTCGTGCCGCTGATTACCCGCATCCTCGCCGCCAAGGTCGACGCCATCGAACTCGACGGCAACTCGCCCAGCACCGCCGGCCTCATCACCAAGCAGGCGCGCGAGCTCGGCTTCACCGGCACCATCATCCGCACCGGCGGCCCCGCCACGCAGGACATCGTCAACGTGGCCGGCAAGCAGGCCACCGAGGGCCTGCTGGTTCACACGCCCATCGACCCCAAGCTGCCCAGCACCGCCGCCTACGCGCAGGCCTACGCCGCCAAGTACAAGCGCGCGATGAACGGCTTCAGCCCGGCGTTCTACGACGGCACGCACCTGCTCTTCGAAGCCATGCGCAAGGCCGGCACCGTGAGCGACACCGCCAAGGTCGTGGCCGAGCTGGAGAAGATCAAGGGCCACAAGGGCGCCTTGGGTGAATCGTCGTGGACGGGCAAGGCCGCCTATGGTGTCGACCACCAGCTCGACGCGCCGTTCTACGTGGCCGAGGTGAAGGATGGGCAGGAAGTGATCCGCGCGCGTTGCACCGCGAGCGGCTGCAAGTAA